In the Nitrospirota bacterium genome, CGGCCGCTGAACTCGAAGCGGAGCCCTGGCTCTCGTACTGGCTCGGCATGTGTTCGCTGGCGATCAATCCCGGAGGGGCGCTGACCTTGTTCGACGCGGCCTTTGAGCGCTTCGAGCGCGACCGGAACGCCACCGGAGCGTACCTTGCCTGGGCCGGCGCGGCGGACGCCATTGTCTTTCAGGCGACCGACTATCGCCAGTTTGCCCCGTGGCTGGAACGCCTGGATCGTCTGATTGAGGCCTATCCCGAGTTTCCCACTAGCGAGATCGAAGCACGAGTGGCGGGCGGCGCGATCGCCGCCGGGATGTGGCACCGCCCCGCGCACCCCTCCTTTGTCCGCTGGCTGCAACGCGCCGCCACCCTGGTCCGCACCTGCGACCATCCAGCCACCTGCGCGCGCCTGGTGTTTCACTGGCTGGTGAGTTGGTTCTGGTACGGGACCGATCGTGATAGCGCGGCCGCCGCAGAGATGTTCGACGCTGCCGCGAGGCTGACGAGGCGTCTGACCGACGCCCCGTTTGAGCACATCCTGTTGACGATAACGGAAACGCACCGGCACATCCTTGCCGGGGAGACTGATCGCGGACTCGCGGCCACGCAGGCTGCGTTGGACATCAGCCAGCGCAGCGGCGTGCATTTGATCGATCCGGTGCTCATCGGCGGGGGGACTTGGGCGTGCCTTGCCGCGGGCCGGCTCGCTGCGGCAGACACGCTCTTGCAGCGGATGCAGGAGCGTATTGAGGTCGTTGCCTCGAATAAGATGGATCGCGACTTTTATTGGCACCTGTACGCCTGGCGGGCCGCGCTGGCCGGAGACTTCCGGGCGGCGCTGCACCGCCTTGCCTCCTCCCTGCAGATCCATGAGACCTTGCAGGCGACACCCACCCTCACCAACACACTCCTCAACCAGGCGCTCTACCAGGTGGAGCTGGGCGACCTCGATGCGGCGCGCGCGAGCCTGGCCCGCGCCGACGACCTGATGCAGGGGACACCGGATGGATGCTTACGCCATCAGCGCCTCCTCGTAGCTGCGCAACTTGCCCGCGCCGAGCAGCGGGAGGCTGAGGCCTGTGAACTCCTCGGGGAGGCGGTCCGAACCAAGGTCGCGAACAACTTCTTTGTTCTCCCCGCACCGCTCGCCCGGCTCTGCGCCCTCGCCCTGAAGCGAGACATTGAGGCCGACGCCGCGCGCACCCTGATCCGCAGGCTGCGATTGACACCGCCTGGCGGGATGCAGCCGGAGACCTGGCCGTGGCCCGTCAAGGTCTACACGCTGGGACGGTTTAGCCTGCTCTTGGATGGAACCCCTGCCCGGTTTTCCGGGAAGATCCAGAAGAAACCGCTTGAACTGCTGAAGGCCCTCATTGCGTTCGGCGGACGGGACGTGAGCGAGACTCGGTTGACCGAAGCCCTCTGGCCCGAGGCCGAAGGCGACGCGGCCCATCGTGCCCTGGATACCACCCTGCACCGGCTGCGTAAGCTGCTCGGATCCGATGAGGCCGTCATGTTACAGGAGGGACGGCTCACCCTGGACCCTCGCTACTGTTGGGTGGACGTCTGGGCGTTCGACCGGCTGACGGAAACAACGCGTGCCAAACTCGCCAAAGGACCAAGCGTGCCGGAGGAGGAAATCGTCGATCTCTCCCAAAAGGCGCTGACTCTTTACCAGGGATCGTTTCTCAGCCAGGAGAGCGAGATTCCGTGGACCCTCTCCGAGCGTGAGCGCCTTCGGAGCCGGTTTCTGCGCTATTTGGAAGCGCTGGGGAGGCACTGGGAGCAGACCGGACAATGGGAACGAGCGGTGGAGTGCTACCTAAAAGGTCTGGACATCGATCACCTGGCCGAGGGCATCTACCAACGCCTGATGACCGCCTACCACCGTCTGGGCCGCCGAGCCGAGGCCATGGGGGTCTACCAACGCTGTCGCAACACCCTTTCCGCCCTCCTGGGGGTCGAACCGTCGTCGCAGACCGAGGGGATTTATCGGAAAATCATTTCCTGAGCCCTTAGACGACGGCCAACGTCGTCCGCGTTACTTGCCAGGCCCCTCCCACAGCTCACTCATCGGCACGGCCCGCAAGGTCTCACCCATAGGCAGCGCGGTCTCACCGAGGTACAACAGCACGCCGCGCACGAAGTTTTTCCCGGCCGCCTCGGCCAGCGCTTCGAGGCCGGCGAAGTCGCTCCGGCTCACGGTCGCAGCGGCCTTGACCTCGATACCCACCAGTCTGCCGCCCGGCGCCTCCAGGACAATGTCCACTTCTCGCCCGGCGGCGGTGCGGAGGTGGAACAGCGAGACCAATTGCCGGCTCCAGCCGAGCTGCTTGCGCAACTCCTGCAGCACAAATGATTCGAGCAGGTGGCCAAGCTCAGGTGACTGCGCAAGCCGCTCCGGGTCCGTGTCTCCACGGAGATGAGCGGCAAGACCTGTATCGACCAGATGAATCTTGGGGGACTTGACGAAACGCTTCGCCACATTGGTGGACCACGCCGGCAACGGTTGAAGGATGAACGTCGCCTCAAGCAGAGTGAGATACCTCCGGAGCGTGGAGTGCGTGATCCCCGAGGAGCGTGACAGCTCGGACATGTTCAAGAGCGCGCTCGACCGCGCCGCCAGCAGACCGAGCAACCGTGGCATGTCGGTCAGCCCCTCGATGTGCGCGAGATCTCGCACGTCACGCTGCAGCAGGGTTGCCACGTAGGCTTTGAACCAGGCCGCGCGCCGCTCCGAGGTCTCGCGCGTCAGGGCCTCCGGATATCCGCCGGCCATCAGACGCCGGCATACGTCCAGTCGGTCCACCGCGCGGCGGTGGAGGGCCGCGGGTTCACGGGAAAATAGCGCGTCGGCAAAACGCTCGGTGCGGCCGGCAATTTCGTCCTGCGAAAGGGGCAGAAGCGACAGGATTTCCATGCGTCCGGCCAATGATTCCGACAACCTGGGAAGAAGGAGGACATTCGCCGAGCCCGTGAGGAGAAAACGCCCGGGACGCCGCCTGCGGTCCACCTCTAGCTTGATCGCCGGAAA is a window encoding:
- a CDS encoding BTAD domain-containing putative transcriptional regulator, with product MTPPRASAKITRPHTPRALPRLRLFEQLDQGRAQRLTWIAAPPGAGKTTLVCSYLDARKLPCLWYQIDADDRDPAAFFYHLGVAVAQAAPRYRRPLPALTPEYLLGITTFTRNFFREAARRLHPPHVLVFDNLQEVDPAAPLYEVLREGLSELPDGLQGILISRSEPAANFARMRVSGHLAVLDWDALRLRPEETRPFLERLDHRGALPVEVATRLHEQCAGWAAGLILLHEGVTKETPGHAVVDAASAQRTFDYFATEVFARRQPAVKELLMLTALFPSFTATMAARISGYRQADSWLNDLVQSHHFTERRAGTGADYQYHPLFRSFLLAQAQKTWGPAELARRRHRAAILLEDSGRAEEALALYLDTKDWGAATRLILRHAPTILAAGRFLTLGAALRRLPAAELEAEPWLSYWLGMCSLAINPGGALTLFDAAFERFERDRNATGAYLAWAGAADAIVFQATDYRQFAPWLERLDRLIEAYPEFPTSEIEARVAGGAIAAGMWHRPAHPSFVRWLQRAATLVRTCDHPATCARLVFHWLVSWFWYGTDRDSAAAAEMFDAAARLTRRLTDAPFEHILLTITETHRHILAGETDRGLAATQAALDISQRSGVHLIDPVLIGGGTWACLAAGRLAAADTLLQRMQERIEVVASNKMDRDFYWHLYAWRAALAGDFRAALHRLASSLQIHETLQATPTLTNTLLNQALYQVELGDLDAARASLARADDLMQGTPDGCLRHQRLLVAAQLARAEQREAEACELLGEAVRTKVANNFFVLPAPLARLCALALKRDIEADAARTLIRRLRLTPPGGMQPETWPWPVKVYTLGRFSLLLDGTPARFSGKIQKKPLELLKALIAFGGRDVSETRLTEALWPEAEGDAAHRALDTTLHRLRKLLGSDEAVMLQEGRLTLDPRYCWVDVWAFDRLTETTRAKLAKGPSVPEEEIVDLSQKALTLYQGSFLSQESEIPWTLSERERLRSRFLRYLEALGRHWEQTGQWERAVECYLKGLDIDHLAEGIYQRLMTAYHRLGRRAEAMGVYQRCRNTLSALLGVEPSSQTEGIYRKIIS
- a CDS encoding ATP-binding protein: MYRRNIETALRAALSDSPVVLLNGARQTGKTTLAQQVADERGGVYVTLDDPAVLGTARSDPMALVRGGDGLVVIDEAQKAPELFPAIKLEVDRRRRPGRFLLTGSANVLLLPRLSESLAGRMEILSLLPLSQDEIAGRTERFADALFSREPAALHRRAVDRLDVCRRLMAGGYPEALTRETSERRAAWFKAYVATLLQRDVRDLAHIEGLTDMPRLLGLLAARSSALLNMSELSRSSGITHSTLRRYLTLLEATFILQPLPAWSTNVAKRFVKSPKIHLVDTGLAAHLRGDTDPERLAQSPELGHLLESFVLQELRKQLGWSRQLVSLFHLRTAAGREVDIVLEAPGGRLVGIEVKAAATVSRSDFAGLEALAEAAGKNFVRGVLLYLGETALPMGETLRAVPMSELWEGPGK